Proteins from a genomic interval of Cyprinus carpio isolate SPL01 chromosome A21, ASM1834038v1, whole genome shotgun sequence:
- the esm1 gene encoding endothelial cell-specific molecule 1, with protein MRLYAIPVLLLMVLGDADAWGPGGKYAVNCPDKCNPALCGSTQRCRRTVLDDCGCCQVCAAGRGEHCYRTVSGMHGVKCGPGLFCDFYKDEDDYGDEYGICKDCMYGTYGMDCRKTCNCKSGGLCDRETGACLSFKFLAKMAMLKSHSSEGNEVGSGDGNTETSRNQSSARNFLTPR; from the exons ATGCGTCTGTACGCGATCCCGGTGTTGTTGCTGATGGTGCTCGGAGATGCTGACGCGTGGGGTCCCGGTGGTAAATACGCCGTCAACTGTCCGGACAAATGCAACCCCGCGCTGTGCGGCTCGACGCAGCGCTGCAGGCGCACGGTGCTGGATGACTGCGGATGCTGCCAGGTCTGCGCGGCGGGACGGGGAGAGCACTGCTACCGGACCGTGTCCGGGATGCACGGCGTCAAGTGCGGACCGGGACTCTTCTGCGACTTCTACAAAGATGAGGATGATTATGGAGATGAATATGGCATCTGTAAAG ACTGCATGTATGGAACTTATGGCATGGATTGTCGGAAAACATGCAACTGTAAATCAGGTGGATTGTGTGACAGGGAAACAGGTGCTTGTCTGTCCTTTAAATTCTTGGCTAAAATGGCAATGCTGAAATCTCATTCAAGTGAAG GTAATGAAGTGGGCTCAGGCGATGGCAACACTGAAACCAGCAGAAATCAATCTTCCGCTCGCAATTTTCTCACCCCTCGCTGA